From Candidatus Binatus sp., the proteins below share one genomic window:
- a CDS encoding cupin domain-containing protein codes for MLEKMRRVVTGHDKGGKSMVLIDGPPGTIVERGLAGLGEVWITDGSPADNSGKKDSSKRKLRLEPPKRGSVIRFFTIAPEQQGVSAAEMEKEFAATFKAIGGKDARVDTSRHPGMHTTKTVDYIIVLDGEVTLILDRENVKLKPFDVVVQRGTNHAWTNPGTKPALLAGVLIDAKKL; via the coding sequence ATGCTCGAAAAAATGCGGCGCGTAGTGACCGGTCACGACAAGGGTGGCAAATCGATGGTTCTGATCGATGGACCGCCCGGAACGATCGTCGAACGCGGCCTCGCCGGGTTGGGCGAAGTCTGGATTACCGATGGATCGCCGGCGGACAACTCCGGAAAAAAGGATTCATCCAAGCGCAAGCTGCGGCTCGAACCGCCGAAGCGCGGCAGCGTGATTCGTTTTTTTACGATCGCTCCCGAGCAGCAAGGAGTGTCCGCCGCGGAAATGGAAAAGGAATTTGCGGCAACCTTCAAAGCGATCGGCGGGAAGGACGCTCGCGTCGATACGTCGCGCCATCCGGGGATGCATACGACGAAGACGGTGGACTACATAATCGTGCTCGATGGCGAAGTCACCTTGATCCTCGACCGCGAGAACGTGAAGTTAAAGCCGTTTGACGTGGTAGTGCAGCGCGGCACCAATCACGCTTGGACTAATCCGGGCACCAAGCCGGCGCTGCTGGCGGGGGTTCTGATCGACGCCAAAAAGCTCTAG
- the mscL gene encoding large conductance mechanosensitive channel protein MscL → MSIISEFKEFAIKGNVVNLAVGFVVGAAFGKIVTSFTNDILMPPIGLALGAVDFSNLFVNLSSRHYDTIAQAKAAGAPTLNYGMFLNSIVDFLIIAFAVFLIVKWTNILTRANRPKPPETKSCPYCMTMIPIGATRCPHCTSDLKAA, encoded by the coding sequence ATGTCGATTATTTCAGAATTCAAGGAATTCGCGATCAAGGGCAACGTCGTCAATCTGGCTGTGGGCTTCGTGGTCGGCGCCGCGTTCGGAAAAATCGTGACGTCGTTTACCAACGACATCCTGATGCCGCCGATCGGGCTCGCGCTCGGCGCCGTCGATTTCTCGAATCTGTTCGTCAATCTCTCGTCCAGGCACTACGATACCATCGCGCAGGCCAAAGCCGCAGGCGCGCCGACGCTGAACTACGGGATGTTCCTCAATTCGATCGTGGACTTCCTGATCATCGCGTTCGCGGTATTCCTGATCGTGAAATGGACCAACATCCTGACCCGCGCGAATCGTCCCAAGCCGCCGGAAACCAAGAGCTGCCCATACTGCATGACGATGATTCCGATCGGCGCGACGCGATGCCCTCATTGTACGTCGGACCTGAAGGCCGCGTGA
- a CDS encoding aspartate aminotransferase family protein: MNSIEERYRAASARSAELGKQAERVMPGGDTRTTAFYRPYPLTLARGEGPFLWDVDGNRYIDLLGNYTSLVHGNAYPPIVEAVNKAAANGTAWPARSEAQIELATLLCERIASVERVRFCNSGTEAGMLAAHLARRLTGRKLILMARYGYHGSYEDLEVGLAGQDGERTMLADFGDATAFEALLSERGSEIAAVFLEPVLGSAGVVEPQAGFLGRVAEAAHRAGALFVLDEVITLRLDEGGAQKIYDVRPDLTMMGKIIGGGFPVGAIGGSEEVMSSFDPRNRGSIWHSGTFNGNPVSCAAGAVSVRELTSDRIATMNQQAERLADELTRAARHAELPFSVRQVGSLMNIFFLKEPPAATIVREDGRAIANFHLAALNHGLFVAPRGLIALSTVISDELLNEIIGRATEAIADVASAGD; encoded by the coding sequence ATGAACAGCATTGAAGAACGTTATCGCGCCGCCAGCGCCAGGTCGGCGGAACTGGGCAAGCAGGCCGAGCGCGTGATGCCCGGCGGCGACACCCGCACGACCGCGTTCTATCGGCCCTACCCGCTCACGCTCGCGCGCGGCGAAGGTCCGTTCCTGTGGGACGTCGATGGCAACCGGTACATCGATTTGCTCGGCAACTATACGAGCCTGGTGCATGGCAACGCGTATCCGCCGATCGTTGAGGCGGTGAACAAGGCGGCCGCGAATGGCACGGCGTGGCCGGCGCGATCTGAGGCGCAGATCGAACTGGCGACGCTGCTCTGCGAGCGCATCGCGTCGGTGGAGCGCGTGCGATTCTGCAATTCAGGCACCGAGGCCGGGATGCTCGCGGCGCATCTCGCGCGGCGGCTCACCGGGCGCAAGCTGATCCTGATGGCGCGTTACGGTTATCACGGATCGTACGAAGACTTGGAAGTCGGACTCGCGGGGCAGGATGGCGAGCGCACGATGCTTGCGGATTTCGGCGATGCGACGGCGTTCGAGGCGCTACTTTCGGAACGCGGCTCGGAGATCGCGGCGGTGTTCCTCGAGCCGGTGCTCGGCTCGGCGGGCGTGGTCGAGCCGCAGGCGGGATTTCTCGGGCGGGTTGCAGAAGCTGCGCATCGCGCGGGCGCGCTGTTCGTACTGGACGAAGTGATCACGCTGAGGCTGGACGAGGGCGGCGCGCAGAAGATTTACGACGTGCGTCCCGACCTCACGATGATGGGGAAAATAATCGGCGGCGGATTTCCGGTCGGGGCGATTGGCGGCAGCGAAGAGGTGATGTCGAGTTTCGATCCGCGCAATCGCGGCTCGATTTGGCATTCGGGCACCTTCAACGGAAATCCGGTGAGCTGCGCGGCAGGCGCGGTATCGGTGCGCGAACTAACGTCGGATCGAATCGCCACAATGAATCAGCAGGCGGAGCGCCTGGCCGATGAACTGACGCGGGCGGCGCGGCATGCCGAGTTGCCATTCTCGGTGCGCCAAGTCGGTTCGCTGATGAACATTTTCTTCCTGAAGGAGCCGCCCGCCGCGACGATCGTGCGCGAGGACGGCCGCGCGATCGCGAACTTTCATCTGGCGGCGCTGAATCACGGATTGTTCGTCGCGCCACGCGGACTGATCGCGCTTTCGACGGTGATCAGCGACGAGTTGCTGAACGAGATTATCGGGCGCGCCACTGAGGCGATCGCTGACGTCGCGAGCGCCGGCGACTAG
- a CDS encoding RidA family protein, protein MEKKYINPDTLMTPRGYTHVVTVSGASKMVFVSGQVAVDKAGKLVGPGDLKAQILQAGANLKAALAAAGATPQDIVKTNTYIVNYKQSDYSAMREARAALFPEGDPPASTLVGVSALAVDGLMVEMEAIAAVK, encoded by the coding sequence ATGGAAAAAAAGTATATAAATCCCGATACCCTGATGACGCCGCGAGGATATACGCACGTCGTAACCGTCAGCGGCGCGTCGAAGATGGTATTCGTCTCGGGGCAGGTTGCAGTAGATAAAGCAGGCAAACTGGTTGGGCCGGGCGATCTGAAGGCGCAGATTTTGCAGGCCGGCGCCAACCTGAAAGCGGCGCTGGCCGCAGCGGGCGCCACGCCACAGGATATAGTCAAAACGAATACTTACATCGTTAACTACAAACAGTCTGACTATAGCGCGATGCGTGAAGCGCGCGCCGCGCTTTTTCCCGAAGGCGACCCGCCCGCATCGACGCTGGTCGGCGTATCGGCGCTCGCAGTGGACGGCCTGATGGTCGAGATGGAAGCGATCGCTGCAGTCAAGTAG
- a CDS encoding DUF190 domain-containing protein: MQIPKDAILLRVFIGENERFDGKPLYQSIVMKAREVGVAGATVLRGPLGFGKSSQLHSAKLLRLSEDLPIIIEVVDGKDKIDAFLPVLDEMMGKSSGLITVEKVQVLKYGKENT; encoded by the coding sequence ATGCAGATTCCGAAAGATGCGATCCTGCTCCGGGTGTTTATCGGCGAAAACGAACGCTTCGACGGCAAGCCGCTTTATCAATCGATCGTGATGAAGGCGCGCGAAGTCGGCGTCGCGGGTGCGACCGTGCTCCGCGGTCCGCTCGGCTTCGGCAAATCGAGCCAGCTTCATTCGGCGAAACTTCTGCGGCTATCGGAAGATCTGCCGATCATAATCGAGGTCGTGGATGGCAAGGATAAAATCGATGCGTTCCTGCCGGTGCTGGACGAAATGATGGGCAAGAGTTCGGGGTTGATCACCGTCGAAAAAGTGCAAGTGCTCAAGTACGGCAAGGAAAACACTTGA
- the crcB gene encoding fluoride efflux transporter CrcB produces MLAYLLIGIGSALGGMARYFAQGVIAAMTGGAFPYGTMFVNVTGSIVIGFFATFSGPDSRFIVGTPARQFVMVGICGGYTTFSTFSLETLNLLRDGELIPAALNAAGSVALCLIFVWLGHVMAATLSQ; encoded by the coding sequence GTGCTCGCGTATTTGCTGATCGGCATTGGCAGCGCGCTCGGCGGGATGGCGCGATATTTTGCGCAGGGCGTGATCGCGGCGATGACGGGCGGCGCGTTTCCGTACGGCACGATGTTCGTGAATGTCACCGGCTCGATCGTGATTGGATTTTTCGCGACGTTTTCCGGACCCGACTCGCGCTTCATTGTCGGCACGCCGGCGCGCCAATTCGTGATGGTCGGAATATGCGGCGGCTACACGACCTTTTCGACCTTCTCGCTCGAGACGCTCAACCTGCTGCGTGACGGCGAGTTGATACCGGCCGCGCTGAACGCCGCCGGATCCGTCGCGCTGTGCCTGATTTTTGTGTGGCTCGGCCATGTGATGGCTGCAACTCTCAGTCAGTGA
- the lpxD gene encoding UDP-3-O-(3-hydroxymyristoyl)glucosamine N-acyltransferase: protein MKLKDLAARLGLELRGNGDAEIFAPAPTEAAAPGMIIFVATPKFAPALQSNVSAAITTAELASGAKCSTLISENPYADFARVLEIFFPPYRPQPGIDPSAQIATDAKIGENASIGARTVIGAGVTIGRDAIIHPNVTIYPDVRIGDRFTCHSQVSIREGTSIGNRVTILNGAVIGADGFGFVEERNDLIKIPQIGSVIIEDDVEIGANSTVDRATMGATILHRGVKLDDLVHIGHNCEIGEYSRFAGQVGIAGSTQIGKWCQFGGQSACADHVKIGDRVMVVAKAGIHNDLKDDSVVSGIPAVDVRKFRRYAAVLTRLPEIFRRVRAIEHRIGINVND from the coding sequence ATGAAACTGAAAGACCTGGCGGCGAGGCTCGGATTGGAACTGCGCGGCAACGGCGACGCCGAGATTTTCGCACCCGCGCCGACTGAAGCCGCGGCGCCGGGGATGATCATTTTCGTCGCGACGCCGAAGTTCGCGCCGGCGTTGCAATCGAATGTATCCGCCGCGATCACGACCGCCGAGCTCGCATCGGGCGCAAAGTGTTCGACCCTGATCAGCGAGAATCCGTACGCCGATTTCGCGCGCGTGCTGGAGATATTTTTCCCGCCGTATCGGCCGCAGCCTGGCATCGATCCGAGCGCGCAAATCGCAACCGATGCGAAAATAGGCGAGAACGCCTCGATTGGCGCGCGCACCGTGATCGGAGCCGGTGTGACGATTGGCCGCGATGCGATCATCCATCCCAATGTGACGATTTACCCGGATGTACGCATCGGCGATCGATTTACGTGTCACAGCCAGGTGTCGATTCGCGAGGGAACCTCGATCGGCAATCGCGTCACGATCCTGAATGGCGCGGTGATCGGCGCGGATGGATTCGGCTTTGTCGAGGAGCGCAACGACCTGATCAAGATTCCGCAAATTGGCAGCGTGATAATCGAGGACGACGTCGAGATCGGCGCCAACTCGACGGTCGATCGGGCGACGATGGGCGCGACGATTTTGCATCGCGGAGTGAAGCTCGATGACCTGGTGCATATCGGCCATAACTGCGAAATCGGCGAGTACTCGCGATTCGCCGGACAGGTCGGGATTGCGGGCTCGACGCAAATCGGCAAGTGGTGCCAGTTTGGCGGACAATCGGCCTGCGCTGATCACGTGAAGATCGGCGATCGCGTGATGGTGGTGGCGAAGGCCGGCATCCACAATGATTTGAAAGACGACTCGGTCGTGTCGGGCATCCCGGCAGTGGACGTGCGGAAATTTCGCAGATACGCGGCGGTGCTGACGCGGCTGCCGGAAATATTCCGGCGCGTGCGCGCGATCGAGCATCGGATCGGAATCAACGTGAACGATTGA
- the waaF gene encoding lipopolysaccharide heptosyltransferase II, with the protein MESGKTIAHETRDSRADSIAPALTPAPRRILVKEVNWLGDLVISLPALRAIRATWSDAHLAVLVKRELAGFFDGVAWVNEVIPYSVARGLPGLIDRRRIIKEIRSRQFDLGVLFPNSFESALWLTMAGIARRAGFIADARGAMLTHKTLPPREAMTGHQSQYWLSMVRLTIGVSETNDKVALEAHGPHREKMRRWLLENRKRKNARLIAIAPAAAYGPAKEWPAARYGALIDLLASRDDAEVVLVGAPGERAKCIEVAAATKVGAIVAAGHTTVGELNALLSLCDGFIGNDSGCAHLAGALGIPTLAIFGSTNPARTAPIGNRALVIYRKLECSPCLARTCRFGHYNCLTQIKPEELAGAMRTLSALI; encoded by the coding sequence TTGGAATCCGGAAAAACAATCGCGCACGAAACTCGCGATTCGCGCGCCGATTCGATCGCGCCGGCGCTGACGCCGGCGCCGCGGCGGATTCTCGTCAAGGAAGTAAACTGGCTCGGCGATCTCGTGATCAGCCTGCCGGCGCTGCGCGCCATTCGCGCCACGTGGTCGGACGCTCATCTCGCCGTGCTCGTGAAAAGGGAGCTCGCGGGCTTTTTCGACGGTGTCGCATGGGTGAACGAGGTTATCCCCTACTCCGTCGCGCGCGGATTGCCAGGCCTGATCGATCGACGGCGGATCATCAAGGAGATTCGCTCGCGGCAATTCGATCTGGGCGTGCTGTTTCCGAATAGTTTTGAGTCGGCGCTGTGGCTCACGATGGCGGGAATCGCGCGGCGCGCGGGATTCATCGCGGATGCGCGCGGGGCGATGCTGACGCACAAGACCCTGCCGCCGCGCGAGGCGATGACGGGTCATCAATCGCAATACTGGCTTTCGATGGTGCGGCTGACGATCGGCGTGTCGGAGACGAATGACAAAGTTGCGCTCGAGGCGCACGGACCGCATCGCGAGAAGATGCGTCGATGGTTGTTGGAAAATCGCAAGCGCAAAAATGCGCGACTGATCGCGATCGCGCCCGCCGCGGCGTATGGCCCGGCGAAGGAATGGCCGGCTGCGCGTTACGGCGCGCTGATCGATCTGCTGGCATCGCGCGACGACGCGGAAGTGGTGCTGGTCGGTGCGCCGGGCGAGCGCGCGAAATGCATCGAAGTCGCCGCGGCGACCAAAGTTGGCGCGATCGTCGCCGCGGGGCATACGACGGTCGGTGAACTGAACGCGCTGTTATCGCTGTGCGACGGTTTCATCGGCAATGACTCCGGATGCGCGCATCTTGCGGGTGCGCTTGGAATTCCAACGCTCGCGATTTTCGGCTCGACCAATCCCGCGCGCACCGCGCCGATCGGAAATCGCGCGCTCGTCATCTATCGCAAGCTGGAATGCAGTCCGTGCCTCGCGCGCACTTGCCGCTTCGGGCACTACAATTGTCTGACGCAGATCAAGCCCGAGGAACTGGCTGGCGCGATGCGGACGTTGAGCGCGCTGATCTGA
- a CDS encoding UGSC family (seleno)protein, giving the protein MKQVIIDPTDERVPIRRTLAKRTDSIRGRVALLDIAKPRGNVLIDRLAEHLQDRLPGIEIKRFRKPTFTKPAPDDLRRRIAEESDFVIEALADUGSCTTCSVHDSVWFEINGKPSVVIASSTFVDAAQRQAEALGLPEVRRVFVPHPIQDANDDEMRAKADAIVNDVIAALRN; this is encoded by the coding sequence ATGAAACAGGTGATCATCGATCCAACTGACGAGCGCGTACCGATTCGGCGCACGCTCGCGAAGCGCACCGATTCGATTCGCGGACGCGTCGCGCTGCTGGATATCGCGAAACCGCGCGGCAACGTGTTGATCGATCGGCTCGCGGAGCATCTGCAGGACCGCCTGCCGGGAATCGAGATCAAGCGTTTTCGCAAACCAACTTTCACCAAGCCGGCGCCCGACGATCTGCGCCGCCGTATTGCGGAGGAAAGCGACTTCGTTATCGAAGCGCTAGCCGATTGAGGGTCATGCACAACGTGCAGTGTGCACGATTCAGTATGGTTCGAGATCAATGGCAAGCCCTCGGTAGTAATCGCGTCGAGCACGTTCGTCGATGCCGCACAGCGCCAGGCCGAAGCGCTCGGATTGCCGGAAGTGCGGCGCGTGTTCGTGCCGCATCCGATTCAGGATGCGAACGATGACGAGATGCGCGCGAAGGCCGACGCAATAGTGAACGACGTGATCGCGGCGCTTAGAAATTAG
- a CDS encoding redoxin domain-containing protein yields MPESSTSPLPQFNLADAQNAERSFPTGRAALLCFVKEDCPTCGMSMALIEAAHRAFGAKLDVLSIGQDAEGNAKLVERYALSVPMLDDSALAVSFAYDLDTVPTIILADANGVEQRRFIGFGRDDWREMFAELSRIAGTDAPSINWNEYPESRPGCGSKSVEPGVAEKLEAAARGEFLTARRIELGDSEDVFEFMFERGLTDGLPVVPPTPERVMRMLTGTRRDPREVVATVPPNLAPVTVEKIAVNAVMAGCKPEHLPVVIAALEAVCTDEFNIHGVMATTWGATPVIVVNGPIRHRLGMNMGMMALGYGNRANATIGRALKLVLRNVGGARPGEIERSTLGAIGKFTTCFAEWEERSAWEPLHVERGFKKEENVVTVFGLEAGSRQIADQMSRTAHALVGSIGLGLEACWHPKQHGSGEILLVVSPEHVDTIARDKWSKAQVRARIQEITSRPLRELMPDAESGEGVPPKALGFTNPTAEQLATKLPKFRKPENINMIVAGGEAGKFSAVFAGWVSGPMGSSSVSRRIEEAP; encoded by the coding sequence ATGCCAGAGTCATCGACAAGCCCGCTCCCGCAATTCAACTTAGCCGACGCTCAGAATGCGGAGCGTTCGTTTCCCACGGGCCGCGCGGCGCTGCTGTGTTTCGTCAAGGAAGACTGCCCCACCTGCGGGATGAGCATGGCGCTGATCGAAGCGGCCCATCGCGCATTTGGCGCAAAGCTCGACGTGCTCTCGATCGGACAGGATGCCGAGGGCAACGCGAAGCTGGTCGAGCGCTACGCGCTCAGCGTGCCGATGCTCGATGACTCGGCGCTCGCGGTTTCTTTCGCGTACGATCTCGACACGGTGCCGACGATCATTCTGGCTGATGCCAACGGCGTCGAGCAGCGGCGATTTATCGGCTTCGGCCGCGACGATTGGCGCGAGATGTTCGCCGAGTTGAGTCGAATTGCTGGCACCGACGCGCCATCGATCAATTGGAATGAATACCCCGAGTCGCGGCCGGGATGCGGCTCGAAGTCAGTGGAACCAGGAGTCGCTGAAAAACTTGAAGCCGCGGCGCGCGGTGAATTCCTGACGGCGCGGCGAATCGAGCTGGGCGATTCGGAAGACGTTTTCGAGTTCATGTTTGAGCGCGGACTCACCGACGGCCTGCCGGTGGTGCCGCCGACGCCCGAGCGCGTGATGCGCATGCTGACCGGGACGCGGCGCGATCCGCGCGAAGTCGTCGCGACGGTGCCGCCGAATCTCGCGCCGGTGACGGTCGAAAAAATCGCGGTGAACGCGGTGATGGCGGGCTGCAAGCCCGAGCATCTGCCGGTCGTGATTGCCGCGCTCGAGGCGGTCTGCACCGACGAGTTCAATATCCACGGCGTGATGGCGACGACGTGGGGCGCGACGCCGGTGATTGTCGTGAACGGCCCGATTCGGCATCGCCTCGGCATGAACATGGGCATGATGGCACTCGGCTACGGTAATCGCGCGAACGCGACGATCGGGCGCGCGCTGAAACTCGTGCTGCGCAACGTTGGCGGCGCGCGGCCGGGCGAAATCGAGCGCTCGACGCTGGGCGCGATCGGCAAATTCACCACCTGCTTCGCCGAATGGGAGGAGCGGAGCGCGTGGGAGCCGCTGCACGTCGAGCGCGGCTTCAAGAAAGAGGAAAACGTGGTGACGGTGTTCGGGCTCGAGGCGGGCTCGCGGCAGATCGCGGACCAGATGTCGCGCACGGCGCACGCGCTGGTCGGCAGTATCGGGCTCGGGCTCGAAGCATGCTGGCATCCGAAGCAGCACGGCAGCGGCGAGATCCTGTTGGTCGTTTCGCCGGAGCACGTGGACACGATCGCGCGCGACAAATGGAGCAAGGCGCAGGTGCGCGCGCGCATCCAGGAGATCACGTCGCGACCGCTGCGCGAGCTGATGCCCGACGCCGAGAGCGGCGAAGGCGTGCCGCCGAAAGCGCTCGGCTTCACCAATCCGACCGCGGAGCAACTTGCAACGAAGCTTCCGAAGTTTCGCAAGCCTGAGAATATCAATATGATCGTCGCCGGCGGCGAGGCCGGAAAATTTTCCGCAGTATTCGCCGGCTGGGTCTCGGGTCCGATGGGATCGTCGAGCGTCAGCCGGCGTATCGAGGAGGCTCCATGA
- a CDS encoding response regulator produces the protein MPEDGAQSYLRQLESRVHALEELLEAEERTVTEQSERIEGALAAALAASKAKSEFLSSMSHEIRTPMNAILGMAELLEENPLNPEQKKYLEIMTHNGAALLDLINGILDLARIESGRLLLEEAGFDLESVVDGAVETLAVRAQQKGLEMLAQVMPNVPIGLIGDPLRLRQILLNLIGNSVKFTEHGQVLLTVELEHESAGPGHLHFSVADTGIGIAKDKLDEVFSVFTQADSSITRQYGGSGLGLTIVRRLAALMGGRAWGESELGRGSIFHFTAHFQVQPQAPVERNPTPTVMLNGVRVLVVDDNFTNRLILREMLSIRGAEVDEADNGPTALEQIERARASGTPYQLMLLDCRMPGMDGFEVAERVNARPDRGLTVLMLSSDDLQLQVTRAHELGLDAYLVKPVRRTELFAAIGTAMANHTARPDRLNTEPGQTAEFAATQAVAPNTPSAINLNILLADDSQDNRMLIHAYLKDRGYRLDDAENGAIAVTMVKAGNYDLVLMDVQMPVMDGLEATRTIRDWERERGLPRVPIFALTASAVEEDVRLALEVGVDVHLSKPIKRAVLIAAIKKSVRAPFALEIVKASDDTAM, from the coding sequence ATGCCTGAGGATGGGGCCCAAAGCTACCTTCGTCAGCTCGAATCGCGCGTTCACGCCTTGGAGGAGTTGCTCGAGGCTGAAGAACGCACCGTGACTGAGCAGTCGGAGCGGATCGAGGGAGCGCTTGCGGCGGCGCTGGCGGCGTCCAAAGCCAAATCCGAATTTCTGTCGAGTATGTCGCACGAGATTCGCACTCCCATGAATGCGATTCTGGGGATGGCGGAATTGCTCGAAGAAAACCCGCTCAACCCCGAGCAGAAAAAATATCTCGAGATAATGACCCACAATGGCGCGGCGCTGTTGGACCTGATTAATGGAATCCTCGACCTCGCACGGATTGAGAGCGGCCGACTGTTGCTCGAAGAGGCCGGCTTCGATCTCGAAAGCGTAGTCGATGGTGCGGTCGAGACCCTAGCCGTTCGCGCGCAGCAAAAGGGACTCGAGATGCTGGCACAGGTGATGCCCAATGTCCCGATCGGACTGATCGGCGATCCGTTGCGTCTCCGACAGATCCTGCTCAATCTGATCGGCAACTCGGTCAAATTCACGGAGCATGGTCAGGTGCTGCTCACCGTCGAGCTTGAGCATGAGTCGGCCGGTCCCGGCCATCTTCATTTCTCGGTAGCGGACACCGGCATCGGAATAGCAAAGGACAAACTCGACGAGGTCTTCTCCGTTTTCACCCAGGCGGACTCTTCGATCACGCGCCAGTACGGCGGGAGCGGGCTCGGGCTCACGATCGTGCGACGCCTGGCGGCGCTGATGGGGGGTCGCGCCTGGGGCGAGAGCGAGTTGGGGCGCGGGAGCATCTTTCATTTTACCGCGCACTTCCAGGTTCAACCGCAGGCCCCCGTCGAACGAAACCCGACCCCAACCGTGATGCTGAACGGCGTTCGCGTACTGGTGGTTGACGACAATTTCACCAATCGGCTCATCCTGCGCGAGATGCTCTCGATTCGCGGTGCGGAGGTTGATGAAGCCGACAACGGGCCAACCGCGCTCGAACAAATCGAGCGTGCCAGGGCAAGCGGGACTCCGTACCAGCTGATGTTGCTCGACTGCCGAATGCCCGGGATGGATGGATTTGAGGTTGCTGAACGGGTCAACGCGCGACCGGATCGAGGTTTGACGGTGCTGATGCTGTCGTCGGACGACCTCCAGCTCCAGGTTACGCGCGCTCATGAGTTGGGACTCGACGCATACCTGGTGAAACCGGTTCGCCGCACCGAACTGTTCGCGGCGATCGGGACGGCGATGGCCAATCATACGGCTCGTCCCGACCGTCTCAACACCGAACCCGGGCAGACCGCCGAATTCGCCGCGACCCAGGCCGTTGCTCCGAATACACCATCGGCTATTAACCTGAATATCCTTCTGGCCGACGACTCGCAGGACAATCGTATGCTGATACACGCCTACCTCAAGGACCGGGGTTATCGGCTGGACGACGCCGAAAATGGCGCGATCGCTGTCACCATGGTGAAGGCTGGAAATTACGATCTGGTGCTCATGGATGTACAGATGCCGGTGATGGACGGGCTAGAGGCCACCCGCACGATTCGCGATTGGGAGCGGGAACGCGGCCTGCCCCGGGTGCCGATCTTCGCCCTTACCGCCTCGGCGGTGGAGGAGGATGTCCGACTGGCACTTGAGGTCGGGGTCGACGTGCACCTCAGCAAGCCGATCAAGAGGGCCGTGCTGATCGCCGCGATCAAGAAATCGGTTCGCGCACCCTTCGCCCTCGAAATCGTGAAAGCCTCGGACGACACAGCAATGTGA